Below is a window of Hydrogenimonas sp. DNA.
ATGTATTGTAACTCTGCAGCAGGTTGAAAATCTCATCGAGCGCAAAAGTCTTGTCTTCCCTGGTACCGTGCACTTCGTTTAGAAAGGTTTTGCCGGTACTGACGTCGATGGCACTGTAACCGCAGGAGTAGATTCCACTGTTTAGATCGACGATCAGTGACACTATGTAGTTCTCCGACGGCTCGGCTATATAGTCGAAATTTGTACCCGGGGAGAGAATATTTCCGATATAGCGCTTTATTTTCGGCGGGGTACCCTTCTGTCGTACAATGACCACGGTGTACTTTTTGCTCTGAACCAGTCTCGAGAGATACCTCTCTATTGAGACGGTCGGAACACCGGCCATCAGCGGGTTCGCAATGGAGTTTTCAAGTATGGTCTTGTTTTTTCTGGTCAGCTGGATATTCAGAAGTTCGGCAACCTCTTTTGCTTTGCCGATCTTCATCTCATCGTTGTTGACTTCGTAGACTTCGAAGAAGGTGCCGACCTCCATCAAGACGACCGTGTCAGCTCCGTACTTCTGTTCGAAGATTCTCTGCAGCTCGAAATAGATATCTGTCAGTAGTCTCTTTTTGTCATTGAGAAGTTCGTTGATCGCCTCGTTCCGCACTTGTTTGGGCCCCGTATGCAACCGATGAATACGAACCGCTCGCAACATCGGTTTTTCATACGATTATATCCTATCGGGGCTTGCGTGAAACTCAATCGGGCGCAGATTCCTCATTTTGGCTGTTCTGTTACATGCCTCCGCATTTACCGGGAGCACACTTCATCCCTTTGCTGCCGCATTTGCCTTTCGCCCCCTCTTTTTTATCGCTCCCGGAGTTGTTTTTCTCACAGTTGCAGTTCATTTTCTTCATGGCTTCACCGGGCTGCTCTTCACTCATGGGGCCGCTCTTTTCAGACTTCATCATGGAGCCGCCGCATTTTCCCGGGGCACATTTCATCTCCGCATGGAGACCGGTAGCTGCGAAAGCGATTGCTCCTGCAACCATCAACATAACTTTCAAACCTGACATCTTTGCCATCACTCATCCTTTTTCTATTTTTGTGAAGGTGTATTATACATTAATGATCGTGTAATGATTGTGTATTCAGGAATAAAGGAGTATAAACGGATGTTTCTACACCTCACTCCATCCGCAGCAGCAGATCGAAATCCGTATCCGGATATATCTTTTTCAGCAGTTCAAGATTCTTTCTGAAATTTTGCGGCTCCATTCCGCTTTTTCTCAACATCTTTATGTAGGTTTTCGCCGCCTTGTACTCGTTGAAGAAGAGTGAGGCTTCGGCGGCATACTCGGCGGCATATATCTGCCCCTCATCTATCGCCAGCTTGGCCGCTGGAAGCGCTCTGTCAGGTTTGCCGCCAAGCAGGTAGTACCATGCCGCCTTCGCGTGGGACCCATCGTTGTCCACCGCATCAGCATACTCTTCACAAAAGCTTTTTTTACTCAGATCGCCTTTTATCTTCACGTAATATTCGCACTGTAGCATTAATTTGGCAGTATCACATCCGCTGCAGTTGGGCTCTCCGGCGGATAGAACCGAAACCTGCATCATCATAAAACAGATTATTGCATTTAGCTTTTTCACTCTCTGCCCCCTTTCAGCTTCCTGCCGGCCATACTCTTTATCTCCTTCATCAAAGAGAGTTCACACCTGGAGACAAATGAGGAGAGTATCGCTTCCTTCCTGGGATTTGCGTGCAGAAAGATGTGATATCTGCGCCGTTGGTCTCCGTGTGGGGAGATATACTGAAGAGAGCCTCTCATCGCGATACTCCTCACGGTTCCATCCTCCTGGGGAATAGGAAGAGTCACCTCCACCTGTTCATAGAGAGGCAGTCCGTAACCGACATCTGCCTGAAGACAAACACCCTTACCGGATATATCGATAACATCTACGTCAAACTGCCTTCCCAGAGCGGTTATTCTGGCTTTCAGCGGGGTGTCGAGTGAGACCCTTACACGCTTTCTGCGCTGCGCGATGCTGTCTATCCAGGAAGGGTTGTCCGCCTGCGCCACGGCAACTTTTCCGCTGTAGGCTACACGCTCTATCTTCATCTCGATCGCAAAAGGCTCCATCCTCCTGTCGAAACAGACGACCCTCCCCTCACGTTCGGCCACCACACCTCTTTCTGCCGGCATCTGAAGCACCACCGAGCCGCTGCTGCTACGGCCGACTACAGCATCGTAGATGACAGGAATTCCCTTATAGACGTTAAGAAGTCTCACAGACCTGCCGGATGGCAGCCACTTCTCAACCTCATCCGGCTTCAAAGAGAGATTGGTGGCGAACTCATGCTCCACATCGGCCTGCAGCACGCTTTTCAAATAGTCCTGAACAGCATCGAAATAGAGAGAGAGCGTAGCCAGGTACCTGAAAAGGTCCCTGTCGTCGGCATAGTCGCTGACCAGCCTCAGGGTGAAGGAAGATAGCAGTTTCTGAAGCAGCAGGAGCGGTACTATACCGCGGTTTTTGATATTAAGGAAGTCATCGACCACACCGCTTTGTACAGGACTCTTGAAGTCGAAAAGAGCGTCGTAGAGTGTCGAAGAGAGGGTGAACAGAAACTTCTCTCTCATTTTCGAGGAGCCTATCTCTTTTCTGATCTCCTCTATGAAGTGTGCCGTGAATATCTCTTTATAGCCCTTTATGAAAGGGGTGATCGGCATCAGGTTCCGCCGCTCTTTCAGCATTCTCCCGTATACATCGCTCTCTCTTGGTAGAATCATGTGAGCCTCACTGTCTGGTTTCGATACTGATCTTTTTGAAGCCGTTCGACTTCAGTATATCTATAACTTTCACAAAGCTCTGGAAACGGCTTTTGGCATCACTTTTGATCAGTACCGCATCCTCTTTCGGATCAAGCTTCAGAACGAGCCGTTCAAGCTCGCTCGCCGTAACCTCTCTATCTTCGAAGTAGAGTTTTCCGTCACTCTTTATGACGATGGTCTTCACCTTCTGAACCGGCGCCTCTTTACTGGAGGCTTCGGGCAGATCTACCGGAATGGTCCCTTTGGCTACGAATGAAGCGGTAGTCAATACCACGACAAGCAGAACCAGCATGATGTCAATAAAAGGGAGGACATTTATCTGGTCGAACTTTTTGACTTTCACTCCGGTCCGCTCCCTTTACGCTTTTGCAAAACCTCCCACTTTGCGGCTATTATCTCCGCACGTCTTGTCAGGAGGTTGTAAAACCAGATCGTAGGGATCGCTACCAGAATTCCGCCTGCCGTGGTCTTGAGTGCAAGTGCGAGCCCTACCATAATCTCTTTCGTCTCAATCAGGCCGCTCTGTCCAATCGTCACGAATGTCACCATTATCCCCACAACGGTTCCCAGCAGCCCTATGAAGGGAGCGTTTGAGCCTATGGAAGCGAGCATGGTGAGATTTTCTCCGAGTGCTATCTCCAGCTCCTCTTTGTGCGAAAAACTGTTCAGGTCTATATGTTTGTAGTAGAAGTAGCGCTCCAGCGCCAGCCAGAGCGCAATAACGCTCAGCAGCCCGAGAGCCCCTATGAAAATGTAGTCGACACTATCAATCATCCAGTCGTTCAATCTCTATCTCCTAACAGATGCGAAGTTTAGGCGAAAGGTCGTACCTTCCCCCTTTTTAGAATCTATCTTGATCTCTATTCCGTGCTCATCGCAGAATGTTTTGACTATATGAAGCCCTATTCCGTAACCGGATGCGCTCAGGTCACTCTGATAGTAGCGGTCGAAGATGCGAAAAAGTGTCGTCTCATCCATCCCGACTCCGCTATCTTTTATGACCAGCCACCCGTTATCTTCGTATATCCATACGCTCCCGCCGGGCCGGTTGTACTTTATCGCGTTTCCAAGAAGATTGTCCACAGCCTTCTGGCAACCGCGTCTGTCGGCGGTTATATCCATTCCGAACGCTCTATATTGTATCGAAATTCCGCCTGTTATATCCTCCATCTTGGCTACGCTTCTCTCCACGACCTTGCCGAGATCGAAACTCTCAAGCTCGACACCGCCTATCTCTTTCTTGATGAAATAGTCCAGGTCCTCGTAAAGTTCACCGAGATTCTCACCAGCCTTCTCTATCCTTTCGAGCCTTTTCAGCTTTTTGGGGTCATCCTCTTTTCGTTTAAGCATGGATACGTTGGCGAATATCGTAGAGAGTGGTATGTTCAACTCATGCAGAGTATCTTTCAGAAGCCTCTCTAGCAGATCGTTGGTAACCGAAAGCGGCTCAAGTGCCACTTTGGAGAGGATATATCCGAAAAGAAGCGAGAGCGGCAGAAGCATAGCTATCACGATCATAAAGTTTCTGTTGGAGTATCCGAAAGTTTCGAAAACCGTCCACATGAGCCCGGCCATAGCTGCGAAGGATACGACATAGAAGATGAGAACCTTCCATATCTCGCTACGCTTCAAAGCGGTACCCTATTCCTCTTATGTTGACTATCGCCTCTTTGCCGAAGAGCTGCTTGAGCTTGTTTATGTAGACTCTGAGAGCGCCGGTCCCCGGAGAGTCGTCGCCGTATATTTCGCTCAAAATCTCCTCGGTACTCAGAACCTCTTTGCGGTTTTTCAAAAAGAGAGCCAGCAGTTCGGCAAGCTTCCTGGGAAGTGCGACCGGCTCGTTCTCCCTGTAGAGAACCAGCCTCTCCATATCGAACAGAAACTCCCCGACGGAGACTTTCGCCGGGTTGCGTGTGCGCCTCAACTGCGCCTCAACTCTCAGCAGAAGCTCATCGAGATCTATCGGCTTCTTCATGTAGTCGTCCGCTCCGCTGCCGAAACCTTCGACAAGAGCCTCCTTGTCCCGTGCTGAGGTTATATATACGGCAGGAGTCTCGTCACCGCTCTCCCTAAGCTGTTTAAGCAGTTCGAATCCGTTCATATCGGGAACGTTTACATCCAGAAGGTAGAGGTCGAACTTCCGCCCGTATGTAGCCTCTATCGCCTCTTTGGCGCCGATGCAGTGCAGCACATCGTACCCCTCACCCTCCAGAAAATCCACCAGTGTCTCACCGAAGAGCCTGTCATCTTCCAAAAGAAGGATTTTACCCGGCACTCAAAACCCTCCACTCCAGGCTCCGGCCCGCAAACATGGGCACGACGGTACCCTCGTATATTTCGGGAACCAGATAGGGGCTCTTCTCGAGTACGACCTCTTTCGCCGGAGGGGTTATGCCGTATATCCGCTTCGCGTTGTCGCTTACGAAAGCCTGCAGGCTCTCCAGCGCCCCGTGCTTCTCGAAAAGCTGTGCAAGCGCCGGAAGCGCCAACGGGGCCGTGAAGACACCGGCGGCGCATCCGGGAGCCTCTTTCGCCTCTCTCGGGTGCGGAGCCGAATCGGAGCCGAACATAACTTTGGGGTTCGCTTTAAGCGCCGCATCCAAAAGAGCCTCTCGGTCTTCAGGTCTCTTTGCGATAGGCTTGCAGAAGAGGTGCGGCTGCAGCAACCCACCGGCTACATCGTCGAGAGTTATATAGAGATGGTGCAGGGTGACGGTTGCGTAGAGATTTTCGAATCTACCCAGGGCATCTACCGCCTCTTTCGTCGTTATATGCTCCATAACTATCTTCAGATCGGGGAAGTTGCGTGCAAGCTTCTCGTAGACAGGTATGAACTCGGCCTCCCTGTCCATAACGAAACCGCCGGTCTCACCGTGCACGCAGAGCGGGATCCCTAGATCACTCATAACGTTGAGAACCGGGGCAAGCTCCAGCAGGTCGAATCCGCTCACTCCACCCTCCGAGTTTGTCGTGATCCCCGCCGGATAGAGCTTTACAGCCAGAATCTCATCTCTGACCGACTCCAGAAATTCAGGTGTATAGTCCGATTTGAAAAAGAGTGTCATATAGGGGTTGAAAGAGTCGTTTCCGGCTGCCTTGACGACTCTTTTTCTGTACGACTCGACAGCCTCCTTCGTCGTTACCGGCGGGACCAGATTGGGCATGATCAGAGCGCCGCTGAAAGTTTCGGCACTCAGCGGAGCTACAATATCGAGCATCCTTCCGTCGCGAAGATGGAGGTGCATATCGAGAGGTTCATTTAATGAGACGACCATCATTTTGACCTTGTTTGAAAAAAGTTGTTGTATTATATCGTTTACTTTTATTGATTGACCTTACGTAAAAGCGGAAAAATATCGTTCAAAAAACAGTACCTGCCCGCCGGGCGCCGAAGGCGTCAGCGGTTTTCGGCGTCTGAGAGGACAGTTCCGGTCAAACATGAGGGTTTTGCGTAAGATCAGTTATTAACAAGGGCGAAGTCTATGCATGAAATAGTCAACTGGATCGTAGAGACCGTCGGGGCCATGGGCTACCTGGGTATTTTTATAATGATGTTCCTGGAGAGCTCCTTCTTCCCCTTTCCTAGTGAAGTTGCGATGATTCCCGCCGGGTACCTGGCAAGCAAGGGAGAAATGAGCCTCGTCGCGGCATTTCTTGCCGGGGCTGGCGGTTCGCTGGCCGGAGCTCTTTTCAACTACGCCCTCGGGCACAGGCTCGGCAGGGCGTTTTTGATCAGGTATGGAAAATATATCTTTCTGAAGCCGGAGACGGTCGACAAGACGGAAGCCTTCTTCGCCAAATACGGCCCTGCCAGCACCTTCTGGGGGCGTCTGCTCCCCGGAATACGCCAGTATATCTCGCTGCCTGCCGGCATAGGGAAAATGCCTCTTTTGGCATTCAGCATCTACACATTTCTGGGTGCCGGCATCTGGTGTGCCG
It encodes the following:
- a CDS encoding membrane protein, putative — translated: MAKMSGLKVMLMVAGAIAFAATGLHAEMKCAPGKCGGSMMKSEKSGPMSEEQPGEAMKKMNCNCEKNNSGSDKKEGAKGKCGSKGMKCAPGKCGGM
- a CDS encoding dihydroorotase, with the translated sequence MVVSLNEPLDMHLHLRDGRMLDIVAPLSAETFSGALIMPNLVPPVTTKEAVESYRKRVVKAAGNDSFNPYMTLFFKSDYTPEFLESVRDEILAVKLYPAGITTNSEGGVSGFDLLELAPVLNVMSDLGIPLCVHGETGGFVMDREAEFIPVYEKLARNFPDLKIVMEHITTKEAVDALGRFENLYATVTLHHLYITLDDVAGGLLQPHLFCKPIAKRPEDREALLDAALKANPKVMFGSDSAPHPREAKEAPGCAAGVFTAPLALPALAQLFEKHGALESLQAFVSDNAKRIYGITPPAKEVVLEKSPYLVPEIYEGTVVPMFAGRSLEWRVLSAG
- a CDS encoding two-component system histidine kinase DccS, which translates into the protein MKRSEIWKVLIFYVVSFAAMAGLMWTVFETFGYSNRNFMIVIAMLLPLSLLFGYILSKVALEPLSVTNDLLERLLKDTLHELNIPLSTIFANVSMLKRKEDDPKKLKRLERIEKAGENLGELYEDLDYFIKKEIGGVELESFDLGKVVERSVAKMEDITGGISIQYRAFGMDITADRRGCQKAVDNLLGNAIKYNRPGGSVWIYEDNGWLVIKDSGVGMDETTLFRIFDRYYQSDLSASGYGIGLHIVKTFCDEHGIEIKIDSKKGEGTTFRLNFASVRR
- a CDS encoding biopolymer transport protein ExbD/TolR, producing the protein MKVKKFDQINVLPFIDIMLVLLVVVLTTASFVAKGTIPVDLPEASSKEAPVQKVKTIVIKSDGKLYFEDREVTASELERLVLKLDPKEDAVLIKSDAKSRFQSFVKVIDILKSNGFKKISIETRQ
- a CDS encoding ferric siderophore transport system, biopolymer transport protein ExbB is translated as MNDWMIDSVDYIFIGALGLLSVIALWLALERYFYYKHIDLNSFSHKEELEIALGENLTMLASIGSNAPFIGLLGTVVGIMVTFVTIGQSGLIETKEIMVGLALALKTTAGGILVAIPTIWFYNLLTRRAEIIAAKWEVLQKRKGSGPE
- a CDS encoding DedA protein, with protein sequence MHEIVNWIVETVGAMGYLGIFIMMFLESSFFPFPSEVAMIPAGYLASKGEMSLVAAFLAGAGGSLAGALFNYALGHRLGRAFLIRYGKYIFLKPETVDKTEAFFAKYGPASTFWGRLLPGIRQYISLPAGIGKMPLLAFSIYTFLGAGIWCAVLLGLGYIFGEHEDQIKEVLHYLIGGIILMVIGVFYYYRKRNKKIEEKFIEELESEK
- a CDS encoding two-component response regulator, giving the protein MPGKILLLEDDRLFGETLVDFLEGEGYDVLHCIGAKEAIEATYGRKFDLYLLDVNVPDMNGFELLKQLRESGDETPAVYITSARDKEALVEGFGSGADDYMKKPIDLDELLLRVEAQLRRTRNPAKVSVGEFLFDMERLVLYRENEPVALPRKLAELLALFLKNRKEVLSTEEILSEIYGDDSPGTGALRVYINKLKQLFGKEAIVNIRGIGYRFEA